The Salvelinus sp. IW2-2015 linkage group LG15, ASM291031v2, whole genome shotgun sequence genome includes a region encoding these proteins:
- the LOC111974279 gene encoding serine/threonine-protein phosphatase 2A catalytic subunit beta isoform produces MEDKSFTKELDQWIEQLNECKQLTENQVRSLCEKAKEILTKESNVQKVRCPVTVCGDVHGQFHDLMELFKIGGKSPDTNYLFMGDYVDRGYYSVETVTLLVTLKVRYQERITILRGNHESRQITQVYGFYDECLRKYGNANVWKSFTDLFDYLPLTALVDEQIFCLHGGLSPSIDTLDHIRALDRLQEVPHEGPMCDLLWSDPDDRGGWGISPRGAGYTFGQDISETFNHANGLTLVSRAHQLVMEGYNWGHDKNVVTIFSAPNYCYRCGNQAAIMELDDTLKYSFLQFDPAPRRGEPHVTRRTPDYFL; encoded by the exons ATGGAAGACAAATCTTTTACGAAGGAATTAGATCAATGGATCGAACAACTAAACGAGTGTAAACAACTTACGGAGAATCAAGTCAGGAGTCTCTGTGAGAAG GCCAAGGAAATCCTTACCAAAGAATCAAATGTGCAGAAAGTGCGATGTCCGGTCACAGTTTGTGGGGATGTTCATGGGCAGTTCCATGACCTCATGGAACTCTTCAAGATTGGGGGGAAATCTCCTGACACCAACTACCTGTTCATGGGGGATTACGTGGATAGAGGCTACTACTCAGTGGAAACTGTCACTCTTCTCGTCACATTAAAG GTCCGGTACCAAGAACGAATCACAATTCTGCGAGGAAACCACGAAAGCAGGCAAATCACACAGGTGTATGGCTTCTATGACGAGTGCTTGAGGAAATATGGCAATGCCAACGTGTGGAAATCCTTCACAGACCTGTTTGACTATCTCCCACTAACTGCACTTGTAGATGAACAG ATCTTCTGCCTACATGGAGGCCTCTCTCCTTCAATAGACACTCTTGATCACATACGGGCTCTGGACCGCTTGCAAGAGGTCCCACACGAG GGTCCAATGTGTGACCTTCTGTGGTCAGACCCAGATGACCGTGGTGGCTGGGGTATCTCCCCTAGAGGTGCTGGCTACACCTTTGGTCAAGACATCTCTGAAACCTTCAACCATGCCAACGGACTCACCCTTGTGTCCCGTGCCCACCAATTGGTTATGGAG GGATACAACTGGGGCCATGACAAAAATGTTGTCACCATTTTCAGTGCACCAAATTACTGCTATCGCTGTGGCAACCAGGCAGCCATCATGGAGCTGGATGATACACTCAAATATTCTTT CCTACAGTTCGACCCGGCTCCTCGACGCGGAGAACCTCATGTGACTAGACGCACCCCTGACTACTTTCTGTAA